The Streptomyces sp. NBC_00440 genome contains a region encoding:
- a CDS encoding ABC transporter substrate-binding protein, translated as MTAPRSPRVHSRPGLPGRLAATAAVLSAAAVLTACAGPPRSGPGAPRYVLSAGTPRARGDIDSFTWALYAEPPTLDYTAAFDYPQNTILSNVCESLMRWTPGLTTEPGLARKASNPHPTTWVYDLRKGVRFHNGRLMTADDVVFSLGRQMDPHNAAAWAQVFQNVAAVTKTGPLQVTVKLKKPDSQFPQYMATAAGVVASKAGIEAAGKDYGTSGGLACTGPFKLGTWHKGQSIELDRFDGYWGTRARSGKVVFRFLTDASGRTNALLSGEADGGFLIPTESYARLSRSSAGTLSFGEGLSTVNVDITNMRGPLGDIRVRRALSLALDRSGFVKAGLSGAGTVTGSLTPRAAWAGSPRSVRKAAFDGLPPTTRDIDKARALVKEAGATGKPLTVATSSIGQDVSLLATAVQAAGTRIGLDIRLKSIAPNAFTALFTDPGARAGIDMFPLTYYESITDPLDLLSNFRTGASLNFAGYSDRHYDQLLDRATAAYDPRRRLRDETTLQKQAADELLWIPVAEWPSTVFQNKRITGAPTTIAYMYYPWAADVGAAR; from the coding sequence ATGACCGCACCACGCTCACCCCGCGTCCACAGCCGCCCCGGACTGCCCGGCCGGTTGGCGGCGACGGCCGCCGTGCTGTCCGCGGCTGCCGTGCTCACGGCCTGCGCCGGGCCGCCCAGGAGCGGTCCGGGCGCCCCCCGCTACGTCCTGTCGGCGGGAACACCCCGGGCCAGGGGGGACATTGACTCCTTCACCTGGGCCCTCTACGCGGAGCCGCCCACGCTCGACTACACGGCGGCGTTCGACTATCCGCAGAACACGATCCTCTCCAACGTCTGCGAGAGCCTGATGCGCTGGACACCGGGGCTCACCACCGAACCGGGACTCGCCCGCAAGGCGTCGAACCCCCATCCCACCACCTGGGTCTACGACCTCCGCAAGGGTGTCCGGTTCCACAACGGCAGGCTGATGACCGCCGACGACGTGGTGTTCAGCCTCGGCCGCCAGATGGACCCGCACAACGCGGCGGCCTGGGCGCAGGTCTTCCAGAACGTCGCCGCCGTGACGAAGACCGGCCCGCTCCAGGTCACCGTCAAGCTGAAGAAGCCCGATTCCCAGTTCCCCCAGTACATGGCCACGGCCGCCGGGGTGGTGGCCTCCAAGGCCGGTATCGAGGCCGCGGGCAAGGACTACGGCACGTCCGGCGGCCTCGCGTGCACCGGCCCGTTCAAGCTCGGTACCTGGCACAAGGGCCAGTCCATCGAACTCGACCGATTCGACGGCTACTGGGGCACCAGGGCCAGATCCGGGAAGGTTGTCTTCCGCTTCCTGACCGATGCCTCCGGCCGGACCAACGCCCTGCTCAGCGGAGAAGCCGACGGCGGCTTCCTGATCCCGACCGAGAGCTACGCCCGGCTGAGCAGGAGCAGTGCCGGCACCCTCTCCTTCGGCGAGGGACTGAGCACGGTCAACGTCGACATCACCAACATGCGGGGTCCGCTCGGCGACATCCGCGTACGCCGCGCGCTTTCGCTGGCCCTGGACCGCTCCGGGTTCGTGAAGGCCGGGCTCAGCGGGGCGGGCACCGTCACCGGCTCGCTCACCCCCCGGGCCGCCTGGGCCGGTTCGCCGCGAAGCGTCCGGAAGGCTGCTTTCGACGGTCTGCCGCCGACCACGCGGGACATCGACAAGGCCAGGGCGCTGGTCAAGGAGGCCGGTGCGACGGGCAAGCCGCTGACCGTCGCCACCAGCTCCATCGGCCAGGACGTGTCCCTGCTGGCCACCGCCGTGCAGGCGGCCGGCACCCGGATCGGCCTGGACATCCGGCTCAAGTCCATCGCCCCCAACGCCTTCACGGCGCTGTTCACCGACCCCGGGGCGCGTGCGGGCATCGACATGTTCCCGCTCACCTACTACGAGTCGATCACCGATCCGCTGGACCTGCTGTCGAACTTCCGGACCGGCGCTTCGCTGAACTTCGCGGGATACAGCGACCGGCATTACGACCAGCTCCTGGACCGGGCCACCGCAGCCTACGATCCGCGGCGGCGGCTGCGGGACGAGACCACCCTCCAGAAGCAGGCCGCCGACGAGCTGCTGTGGATCCCGGTCGCCGAGTGGCCGTCGACGGTCTTCCAGAACAAGCGGATCACCGGCGCCCCCACCACCATCGCCTACATGTACTACCCGTGGGCCGCCGATGTGGGGGCCGCACGGTGA
- the ureA gene encoding urease subunit gamma, giving the protein MRLTPTERDRLLLFTAAGLARSRRERGLRLNVPEATALIADTVCEAARDGLRLAEAVERGRGVLGPDDILPGVGDVVTEIQVEAVFDDGTRLAVISDPFGAAARCDGAPGAVLPASDTVEPPVPATVVTVRNTATVPISVTSHFHFFEANPRLEFDRSAAYGMRLAAAAGSSTRFDAGSAAEVGLVPMGGARVAIGFAGLVDGPLDAPGAKEAALRKAVACGYLGADGPLSHGTPGAHSPEGTTP; this is encoded by the coding sequence GTGCGGCTGACACCCACTGAGCGCGACCGGCTGCTGCTGTTCACCGCAGCCGGGCTCGCGCGGTCCCGCCGCGAGCGTGGACTGCGGCTCAACGTTCCCGAAGCGACCGCACTGATCGCGGACACCGTCTGCGAAGCGGCCCGTGACGGGCTGCGACTGGCCGAAGCCGTGGAACGCGGCCGCGGCGTCCTGGGCCCCGACGACATCCTCCCCGGGGTCGGCGACGTGGTCACCGAGATCCAGGTCGAGGCGGTCTTCGACGACGGCACCCGCCTCGCGGTCATCAGCGATCCGTTCGGTGCGGCGGCCCGGTGCGACGGCGCCCCGGGCGCCGTGCTGCCGGCCTCGGACACCGTGGAGCCCCCGGTACCGGCCACGGTGGTGACCGTACGCAACACCGCCACGGTGCCGATCAGTGTGACCTCCCACTTCCACTTCTTCGAGGCCAACCCGCGCCTGGAGTTCGACCGGAGCGCCGCCTACGGGATGCGCCTGGCCGCAGCCGCCGGATCGTCGACGCGGTTCGACGCGGGCAGTGCCGCCGAGGTCGGGCTGGTACCGATGGGCGGCGCCCGTGTCGCCATCGGCTTCGCCGGTCTCGTCGACGGGCCCCTGGACGCTCCGGGCGCGAAAGAAGCGGCCCTGCGCAAGGCCGTTGCCTGCGGTTACCTCGGCGCCGACGGCCCCCTGAGTCACGGCACACCCGGCGCCCACTCCCCGGAGGGAACCACTCCATGA
- a CDS encoding TetR/AcrR family transcriptional regulator codes for MRDRRTAILEAAARVIARRGVRGLRVEELAVEAGVSKALIYYHFDGRAGLLGSTLGFIGDRAERYTAGPSGPASLSGASPPPAGREELERSLLLEFQDVPEVRENSAAWGELRASAVFDPELRGELARSGLSWVREVADLLRSATSRTGAGVSGPVLVAAAERLTALLEGLSARWLSGILPLEHARALMREAIAVELQQLGAGVRADCDRVAVDV; via the coding sequence GTGAGGGACCGCAGAACGGCCATCCTCGAAGCGGCTGCCCGGGTGATCGCGCGCCGGGGCGTCAGAGGGCTGCGGGTCGAGGAACTCGCCGTTGAGGCGGGCGTCTCGAAGGCGCTGATCTACTACCACTTCGACGGCCGCGCCGGACTTCTGGGCAGCACGCTCGGCTTCATCGGCGACCGGGCCGAGCGCTACACGGCGGGCCCGTCCGGCCCCGCCTCCCTCTCCGGTGCCTCCCCTCCGCCGGCTGGGAGGGAAGAGCTGGAGCGGTCGCTTCTGCTGGAATTCCAGGACGTACCCGAGGTGCGCGAGAACAGTGCTGCCTGGGGCGAGCTGCGAGCGAGCGCCGTTTTCGATCCAGAGCTGCGGGGCGAGCTGGCCCGGTCGGGCCTGAGCTGGGTCCGCGAGGTGGCGGACCTCCTCCGGTCCGCCACCTCGCGGACCGGAGCGGGAGTATCCGGCCCTGTCCTGGTCGCGGCCGCGGAACGGCTGACCGCGCTGCTCGAAGGGCTGAGTGCCCGCTGGCTGAGCGGCATCCTGCCGCTGGAGCACGCCCGTGCGCTGATGCGTGAAGCGATCGCCGTGGAGTTGCAGCAACTGGGGGCGGGTGTCCGGGCCGACTGCGACCGTGTCGCGGTTGATGTCTGA
- a CDS encoding urease subunit alpha yields MSRPTRHSDHCAPGSRHIDPHEYATVHGPRAGDRVRLGDSGLVVRVESDAQRPGDEFLAGFGKTARDGLHLKAAAVRDTCDVVISNVLVIDAVQGIRKVSIGIREGRIAAIGRAGNPDTLDGVDVVVGTGTSIVSGEGLIATAGAVDAHVHLLSPRIMEASLASGVTTIIGQEFGPVWGVGVNSPWALRHAFNAFDAWPVNIGFLARGSSSDPAPLVEALAEGGACGFKVHEDMGAHTRALDTALRVADEHDVQVALHSDGLNECLSVEDTLSVLDGRTIHAFHIEGCGGGHVPNVLKMAGVPNVIGSSTNPTLPFGRDAVAEHYGMIVSAHALQPDLPGDAAMARDRIRAGTMGAEDVLHDLGAIAITSSDAQGMGRAGETVRRTFAMAGKMKAELGPLEGDGEGDDNARVLRYIAKLTINPAIAHGLAHEIGSIETGKMADLVLWQPAFFGAKPQMVLKSGFPAYGVTGDPNAATDACEPLVLGPLFGGHGAAPADLSVAFVSRAAAESGPPGGTLGTMATRRRRVAVRGTRGIGPAHMVGNDRLGEVQVDARSGLVTLDGAPLTSEPADEVSLSRLYFL; encoded by the coding sequence ATGAGCAGGCCGACCAGACACAGCGACCACTGCGCGCCGGGCAGCAGACACATCGACCCGCACGAGTACGCGACCGTGCACGGGCCCCGCGCCGGTGACCGTGTGCGGCTCGGCGACTCGGGGCTCGTCGTGCGCGTCGAGTCCGATGCCCAGCGGCCCGGCGACGAGTTCCTGGCCGGATTCGGCAAGACCGCCCGCGACGGACTGCACCTCAAGGCCGCCGCCGTACGCGACACCTGCGACGTCGTGATCAGCAATGTGCTGGTGATCGACGCGGTGCAGGGCATCCGCAAGGTGTCCATCGGTATCCGGGAGGGCCGGATCGCGGCGATCGGCCGGGCCGGCAACCCCGACACCCTCGACGGGGTCGACGTCGTCGTCGGCACCGGCACCTCGATCGTCTCGGGCGAGGGGCTGATCGCCACCGCCGGAGCCGTCGACGCGCACGTCCACCTGCTCTCACCGCGCATCATGGAGGCCTCGCTCGCCTCCGGCGTGACGACCATCATCGGCCAGGAGTTCGGCCCGGTCTGGGGTGTCGGGGTGAACTCGCCCTGGGCGCTGCGCCACGCGTTCAACGCCTTCGACGCCTGGCCGGTCAACATCGGCTTCCTGGCGCGCGGTTCGTCGTCAGACCCGGCCCCGCTGGTCGAGGCCCTGGCGGAGGGCGGAGCCTGCGGATTCAAGGTGCACGAGGACATGGGCGCTCACACACGGGCGCTGGATACGGCACTGCGGGTGGCCGACGAACACGACGTCCAGGTCGCTCTGCATTCGGACGGCCTGAACGAGTGCCTGTCGGTCGAGGACACCCTGAGCGTTCTGGACGGCCGTACGATCCACGCGTTCCACATCGAGGGGTGCGGCGGCGGCCATGTGCCGAACGTGCTGAAGATGGCCGGCGTCCCCAACGTCATCGGCTCATCCACCAACCCGACGCTCCCCTTCGGCCGGGACGCGGTCGCCGAGCACTACGGCATGATCGTCTCCGCCCACGCGCTGCAGCCCGACCTGCCCGGCGACGCGGCCATGGCCCGCGACCGGATTCGCGCGGGGACGATGGGCGCCGAAGACGTCCTGCACGACCTGGGCGCCATCGCGATCACCTCGTCCGACGCACAGGGCATGGGCAGGGCCGGTGAGACCGTACGCCGCACCTTCGCCATGGCCGGGAAGATGAAGGCCGAGCTGGGGCCGCTGGAAGGCGACGGCGAGGGCGACGACAACGCGCGCGTCCTGCGGTACATCGCCAAACTGACCATCAACCCGGCCATCGCACACGGCCTCGCCCACGAGATCGGCTCCATCGAGACCGGCAAGATGGCCGACCTCGTGCTCTGGCAGCCGGCGTTCTTCGGTGCCAAACCGCAGATGGTCCTCAAGAGCGGGTTCCCCGCCTACGGTGTGACCGGCGACCCCAACGCTGCCACCGATGCCTGCGAACCGCTCGTGCTCGGGCCGCTGTTCGGCGGCCACGGGGCCGCACCCGCGGATCTCTCGGTGGCCTTCGTCAGCCGCGCGGCCGCGGAGTCCGGGCCGCCCGGCGGAACCCTTGGCACCATGGCCACCCGCCGCCGACGGGTCGCCGTGCGCGGGACTCGCGGGATCGGCCCCGCCCACATGGTCGGCAACGACCGCCTGGGAGAGGTCCAGGTCGACGCCCGTAGCGGCCTGGTCACCCTCGACGGAGCGCCGCTGACTTCCGAGCCTGCGGACGAGGTCTCCCTCAGCCGCCTCTATTTTCTGTGA
- a CDS encoding ABC transporter permease, with the protein MNFVRFAVRRVAEMAVTLLAASFVVFGAMYLAPGNPASFLLSGRSASPAAVAAINAQYHLDEPFAVRYFRWLGDVLHGDFGRSITYRTDVSRLLADRLPTTLLLTAMALVMVVIVSLLLGWIAAVRGGATDSAVLLTTTFAVGTPSFVAAVLLQGLFAVRLGWFPSSGSGAGFGDMLWHLTLPALALALYLIGMLARVTRSAMVEALRSEHVTVARSRGVSGHQVVRRHVFRNALGTVLTTGGLVISTLLVCTILVESAFSVGGIGQLLELATSTKDFPTVQAISLIIVALFMIVNLVVDLLLPLADPRITLGSRRASA; encoded by the coding sequence GTGAACTTCGTGAGATTCGCCGTCCGGCGGGTGGCGGAGATGGCCGTGACCCTGCTCGCCGCGTCCTTCGTGGTCTTCGGCGCGATGTACCTCGCACCCGGCAACCCGGCCAGCTTCCTCCTCTCGGGCCGTTCGGCCTCGCCCGCCGCCGTCGCCGCGATCAACGCGCAGTACCACCTGGACGAGCCCTTCGCCGTCCGCTACTTCCGGTGGCTCGGGGACGTGCTGCACGGGGACTTCGGACGGTCCATCACCTACCGCACCGATGTGTCCCGGCTGCTGGCCGACCGGCTGCCCACCACCCTGCTGCTGACCGCGATGGCGCTGGTCATGGTGGTTATCGTCAGCCTGCTGCTCGGCTGGATCGCCGCCGTGCGCGGTGGAGCCACCGACTCGGCGGTCCTGCTGACCACGACGTTCGCCGTCGGCACCCCGTCCTTCGTCGCGGCCGTGCTGCTCCAGGGCCTGTTCGCGGTCCGCCTCGGCTGGTTCCCCAGCAGCGGATCGGGCGCCGGGTTCGGCGACATGCTCTGGCATCTGACCCTGCCTGCGCTCGCCCTCGCGCTCTATCTGATCGGCATGCTGGCCCGGGTCACCCGCTCCGCGATGGTCGAAGCCCTGCGCAGCGAGCATGTCACCGTCGCACGCAGCCGGGGCGTGTCCGGGCACCAGGTCGTGCGCCGCCATGTGTTCCGTAACGCGCTGGGCACCGTACTGACCACCGGCGGCCTGGTCATCTCCACCCTGCTCGTCTGCACGATTCTGGTGGAGTCCGCCTTCAGCGTCGGCGGCATCGGCCAGCTGCTCGAACTGGCCACCAGTACCAAGGACTTCCCCACCGTCCAGGCCATCTCCCTGATCATCGTTGCCCTGTTCATGATCGTGAACCTCGTCGTCGACCTCCTGCTCCCGCTGGCCGACCCGCGCATCACCCTCGGCTCACGGAGGGCCTCCGCATGA
- a CDS encoding TetR/AcrR family transcriptional regulator, with protein sequence MASRSTQILEAAARVIARRGVRGLRVEELAAEAGVSTGLIYYHFKDRTGVLRHTLEFINDRAERYTTDRDPGEGPLDPRAELEQILLLELQDTAEVRENSSAWGELRASAVFEPVLREDLAKATLVWVQEVAALLGQVQPMASAPALATAAERLTALLEGLSMRWLSAGLEVDHARDLMRGAIEAELGRLRRQ encoded by the coding sequence ATGGCATCTCGCAGCACTCAGATTCTTGAAGCGGCCGCACGGGTCATCGCCCGGCGCGGGGTCCGTGGTCTGCGCGTGGAGGAGCTCGCCGCGGAGGCGGGCGTGTCCACCGGGTTGATCTACTACCACTTCAAGGACCGCACCGGGGTTCTGCGCCACACGCTCGAATTCATCAACGACCGGGCCGAGCGCTACACGACGGACCGCGACCCGGGCGAAGGGCCGCTCGATCCCCGCGCGGAACTCGAACAGATCCTGCTGCTGGAGCTGCAGGACACCGCCGAGGTGAGAGAGAACAGCTCCGCCTGGGGCGAGTTGCGGGCGAGCGCCGTCTTCGAACCGGTCCTGCGCGAGGATCTCGCCAAGGCGACCCTCGTGTGGGTGCAGGAGGTGGCAGCCCTGCTGGGCCAGGTACAGCCGATGGCCTCGGCACCGGCCCTGGCCACGGCCGCCGAGCGGCTCACCGCACTGCTGGAGGGGCTGAGCATGCGCTGGCTCAGCGCGGGTCTTGAGGTCGACCATGCGCGCGACCTGATGCGGGGCGCCATCGAAGCGGAACTCGGCCGGCTGCGGAGGCAGTAG
- a CDS encoding ABC transporter ATP-binding protein, translating into MSTLDIQGLRITLPGTARPVIDGVDLTVAARETVALVGESGSGKTLTSRSALRLLPPGAAAEGTVRVGGHDVLTMDAAQLRELRTGTAAMIFQDPRAAINPLRRIGDFLTESVRLTKVMNRADATARAAVLLRTVGLDDAVLRAYPGQLSGGMLQRVMIAAALMGDPVLLLADEPTTALDVTTQAEVVALIGRLRETFGTGLLFVTHDLDLAAAIGDRVYVMYAGRIAESGPAEQLFAHPRHPYTAALLASTPRLAAPGGRLAAIEGQPPDLRTPLTGCAFATRCPLATEVCDQRVPPHRPVPGHPEHHTACHHSDRLDRTAEIYRPEKGAADA; encoded by the coding sequence ATGAGTACCCTCGACATCCAGGGGCTGCGGATCACCCTGCCCGGCACCGCACGGCCCGTCATCGACGGCGTCGATCTCACCGTCGCTGCCCGCGAGACCGTGGCACTCGTCGGGGAGTCCGGCTCCGGCAAGACCCTCACCTCTCGCAGCGCACTGCGCCTGCTGCCGCCCGGCGCCGCAGCCGAAGGCACCGTCCGGGTGGGCGGCCACGACGTACTCACCATGGACGCGGCCCAGTTGCGCGAACTGCGCACCGGCACGGCCGCCATGATCTTCCAGGACCCCCGTGCGGCGATCAACCCGCTGCGCCGCATCGGGGACTTCCTCACCGAGAGCGTCCGGCTGACCAAGGTCATGAACCGGGCCGACGCCACCGCCCGCGCCGCCGTACTCCTGCGGACGGTGGGCCTGGACGACGCCGTCCTGCGGGCATACCCGGGCCAGTTGTCGGGCGGGATGCTGCAACGCGTCATGATCGCCGCGGCGCTGATGGGCGACCCCGTCCTGCTGCTCGCGGACGAGCCCACCACGGCCCTCGACGTCACCACCCAGGCCGAGGTGGTCGCACTGATCGGCCGGCTGCGCGAGACCTTCGGCACCGGACTGCTCTTCGTCACCCACGACCTGGACCTGGCGGCGGCCATCGGGGACCGCGTGTACGTCATGTACGCGGGGCGTATCGCCGAGAGCGGCCCCGCTGAACAGCTCTTCGCCCACCCGCGCCACCCCTATACGGCGGCCCTGCTCGCTTCCACGCCCCGGCTGGCGGCTCCCGGCGGCAGGCTCGCCGCCATCGAAGGGCAGCCACCCGACCTGCGTACGCCACTGACGGGCTGCGCGTTCGCCACCCGCTGCCCGCTCGCCACCGAGGTCTGCGACCAGCGTGTGCCCCCGCACCGGCCGGTCCCGGGCCACCCGGAACACCACACGGCCTGCCACCACAGCGACCGGCTCGACCGGACCGCGGAGATCTACCGGCCGGAGAAAGGCGCAGCTGATGCCTGA
- a CDS encoding agmatine deiminase family protein, with product MFHRPHSRRTALRAFSGLGALAFGSAACGSGDSPRAGASHAAATADESTGTDTERRFGAEWESHTRTFMAWPALESVWAEDLPYVRKDIARVARAIADYEYVVMMARPDQLAAAQRACGSQVEVIPLAVDDLWARDTVPLFVEEAGKVVGVDLNFSGWGGKQEHANDGRVGRTLLPKYRIPRVRAPFVAEGGSFETDGEGTLLITESSIVNSNRNPGMSRDRIEAEIKQTLGIKKVVWLAGVRGQDITDAHVDSLVRFTAPGVVLLDRAFPGMPADSWSRSSDQADSVLSEATDVRGRRFEVIDLPEPDLDRITGSGDDFVSTYANFYVANDSVFMPKFGDRKADDRARGILQEHFPKRDIVPVRIDTIASGGGGIHCSTHDQPGKPAD from the coding sequence GTGTTCCACCGTCCGCATTCCCGTCGTACCGCCCTGCGGGCGTTCTCCGGGCTCGGCGCCCTGGCTTTCGGCTCCGCGGCCTGCGGGTCCGGCGATTCTCCACGGGCCGGGGCCTCTCACGCCGCCGCGACAGCCGATGAGAGCACCGGTACGGACACCGAGCGCCGTTTCGGCGCCGAGTGGGAGAGCCACACACGCACCTTCATGGCGTGGCCCGCACTGGAATCGGTGTGGGCCGAGGACCTGCCGTACGTCCGCAAGGACATCGCCCGGGTGGCGCGGGCCATCGCGGACTACGAGTACGTCGTGATGATGGCCAGGCCCGATCAGCTGGCCGCGGCCCAGCGGGCCTGCGGCTCACAGGTCGAGGTCATTCCGCTGGCCGTCGACGACCTGTGGGCGCGCGACACCGTCCCCCTGTTCGTGGAGGAGGCGGGCAAGGTCGTCGGTGTCGACCTCAATTTCAGCGGCTGGGGAGGGAAGCAGGAGCACGCGAACGACGGCCGTGTGGGACGCACGCTGCTGCCGAAGTACCGCATCCCCCGGGTGCGGGCGCCCTTCGTCGCCGAGGGCGGCTCTTTCGAGACCGACGGCGAGGGGACGCTGCTGATCACCGAGAGCTCGATCGTCAACAGCAACCGCAACCCCGGAATGAGCCGGGACCGGATCGAGGCGGAAATCAAGCAGACTCTGGGCATCAAAAAGGTGGTCTGGCTGGCCGGTGTGCGGGGCCAGGACATCACCGACGCGCACGTGGACAGTCTCGTACGGTTCACGGCACCCGGAGTCGTCCTCCTGGACCGGGCGTTCCCCGGTATGCCCGCGGACTCCTGGTCGCGCTCGTCCGACCAAGCGGACTCGGTACTCAGCGAGGCGACGGATGTCCGGGGCAGGCGCTTCGAAGTGATCGACCTGCCGGAGCCCGACCTCGACCGGATCACCGGGAGCGGCGACGACTTCGTGTCGACCTACGCCAACTTCTATGTTGCCAACGACTCGGTGTTCATGCCCAAGTTCGGTGACCGGAAGGCGGACGACCGCGCACGGGGCATCCTGCAGGAGCACTTCCCCAAGCGCGATATCGTCCCCGTCCGGATCGACACGATCGCATCCGGCGGCGGCGGGATCCACTGCTCCACGCACGACCAGCCGGGCAAGCCGGCCGACTGA
- a CDS encoding agmatine deiminase family protein codes for MTEFRMPAEWSEHEGCLMAWPTRAELWGEVLDTAKGEYAEVARAVAEFEPVTMVAPPGCGSDARNWCGDGVTVVELPLDDSWFRDSAPLFTLDGRGRRLGVDFRFNAWGRKHHPYDADDRVSRLLLDHLGIGRVHSDMVLEGGSLTVDGEGTLITTEQCLLHPNRNPGMERGAIEAELKARLGVRKVIWLPYGGLLDTETDGHVDGVCAFAAPGKVVVSLPDDPAHPDFARMRANRAVLEAVTDAQERALEIVDIPQTAFTELAPAGTEVEVSYLNHYIANGGVVVPVAGVPQDEDALAVLASVYPGRKVVGVRTPAIAFGGGGVHCITQQIPLARPTA; via the coding sequence ATGACCGAGTTCCGTATGCCCGCCGAATGGTCCGAGCACGAAGGCTGTCTGATGGCCTGGCCCACCCGGGCCGAGCTGTGGGGGGAAGTCCTGGACACCGCCAAGGGGGAGTACGCGGAAGTCGCCCGCGCCGTCGCGGAGTTCGAGCCCGTCACGATGGTCGCCCCGCCCGGCTGCGGCAGTGACGCCCGTAACTGGTGCGGCGACGGCGTCACCGTGGTGGAACTGCCCCTGGACGACTCGTGGTTCCGGGACTCCGCACCGCTGTTCACCCTCGACGGCCGGGGCCGGCGCCTCGGCGTCGACTTCCGCTTCAACGCCTGGGGCCGCAAGCACCACCCGTACGACGCCGACGACCGCGTGAGCCGCCTGCTGCTCGACCACCTCGGTATCGGCCGCGTCCACTCCGACATGGTGCTGGAGGGCGGATCGCTCACGGTCGACGGCGAGGGCACACTGATCACCACCGAACAGTGCCTGCTCCACCCCAACCGCAACCCCGGCATGGAACGGGGCGCCATCGAGGCCGAGTTGAAGGCCCGGCTGGGCGTCCGCAAGGTGATCTGGCTGCCGTACGGCGGACTCCTCGACACCGAGACGGACGGTCACGTCGACGGCGTCTGCGCCTTCGCGGCCCCCGGCAAAGTGGTGGTGTCGCTGCCCGACGACCCCGCGCATCCCGACTTCGCCCGGATGCGCGCCAACCGCGCGGTGCTGGAAGCCGTCACCGATGCCCAGGAGCGGGCCCTGGAGATCGTGGACATCCCGCAGACCGCGTTCACCGAACTGGCCCCCGCCGGCACGGAGGTGGAGGTGTCGTACCTCAACCACTACATCGCCAACGGCGGTGTAGTGGTCCCGGTGGCCGGCGTACCGCAGGACGAGGACGCCCTGGCCGTGCTCGCCTCGGTGTACCCGGGCCGCAAGGTCGTCGGCGTACGGACACCCGCGATCGCGTTCGGCGGCGGCGGTGTCCACTGCATCACCCAGCAGATCCCCCTGGCACGTCCCACCGCATGA
- a CDS encoding ABC transporter permease, protein MTAIATFARRPVLARIRSTGAPLYPVCLGFVVLVVAAALLAPWAAPHDPNGVDLGSALAGPSAGHPLGVDAVGRDTLSRLLLGARTSLLGPLGVVAFSTVAGIAAGTAAAWRGGWLDSVLSRSTELVFAFPGMLLAILIISVYGEGLLAPVIALAIAYLPYVSRLTRSLVLAERERPYVSAYQVQGHSALQICLRHILPNIAPVVLAQSTINFGYALMDLAGLSFLGLGVPALTPDWGRMVFDGQTAIQYGYPLSAVLPCALIVLTVVAFNVVGERWADRVARRDR, encoded by the coding sequence ATGACCGCGATCGCAACCTTCGCCCGTCGCCCCGTCCTCGCCAGGATCAGATCCACCGGCGCTCCCCTGTACCCGGTCTGCCTGGGGTTCGTGGTGCTCGTCGTCGCCGCTGCCCTGCTGGCGCCCTGGGCCGCGCCGCACGATCCCAATGGCGTGGACCTGGGCAGCGCTCTCGCCGGGCCATCGGCCGGCCACCCGCTGGGCGTGGACGCGGTCGGCCGCGACACGCTCTCGCGGCTGCTCCTCGGCGCCCGGACCTCTCTGCTCGGCCCGCTCGGCGTGGTCGCCTTCTCCACCGTCGCGGGAATCGCCGCCGGTACGGCCGCGGCCTGGCGGGGCGGCTGGCTCGACTCCGTCCTCTCCCGCAGCACCGAACTCGTCTTCGCCTTCCCCGGGATGCTGCTGGCCATCCTGATCATCTCGGTCTACGGCGAGGGCCTGCTCGCCCCGGTCATCGCGCTGGCCATCGCCTATCTGCCGTACGTCAGCCGGCTCACCCGCTCCCTGGTGCTGGCCGAACGCGAACGCCCCTACGTCAGCGCCTACCAGGTCCAGGGCCACTCGGCGCTCCAGATCTGTCTGCGCCACATCCTCCCGAACATCGCCCCGGTCGTCCTCGCGCAGTCGACCATCAACTTCGGCTACGCATTGATGGACCTCGCGGGGCTCTCCTTCCTCGGGCTCGGAGTGCCCGCGCTCACTCCCGACTGGGGCCGCATGGTCTTCGACGGCCAGACGGCCATCCAGTACGGCTACCCGTTGTCCGCCGTGCTGCCCTGCGCCCTCATCGTGCTGACCGTCGTCGCCTTCAACGTGGTCGGGGAACGCTGGGCCGACCGCGTGGCCAGGAGGGACCGATGA